Part of the Salirhabdus salicampi genome is shown below.
AGGTTCAAGTCCAACCATGTCCAACAATTCATCTACCCGTTTTTCAATGCGCTCTTTATCCCATTTTAATAGTCTAGGGACAGCTGCAACGTTATTGTAGATTGTCATGTGAGGAAATAAACCGATATGCTGAATAACGTATCCAATACTACGACGTAATTCGATTGTGTCGATTGATGTAATTTCTTTATTGTTAATATAAATTTGGCCCTCTGTATAATCGATTAAACGATTTAACATTTTCATTGTCGTTGTTTTTCCACAACCACTTGGACCGATTAGGACATTAATTTCCCCTTCTTTGAACTCGAGGTTAATATTTTTTAATGCCTGAAACCCATCATCATAAATTTTTTGTACATGTTCTAAACGAATCAATTTGGTCACCCTTTTCTATTACTGCCATGCATGGTGAAACTAGATCGCTAACGTTCGACATTTTTCTTGTTGGCCACAACATTAATTATAGGGGGTCTCTTTACATATTCTCAAACCTCAAATAAACTTTATAAAGTGGATAAACAACGTAAACTTTTAAGTTTACGTTGTTTATATAGTTTACACATAGAATATCTCGATATATCTCCCAAATGTTAGCTAGTTTGCTAACTTTAGGTTTTCAGTCATAAATGTTACAGTAATAATAGTTAGAAAATATTAGGAAGTGATATTATATGGATAATAAAGAACGACTTGAAAATATTCACTCACGTATTGTTGAACAAATCGCATCAAACATGAAGGCTTATGGTGTCCCCTCCACTGTTGGACGTTTAATGGGGGCAATCTATTACAACCGAAAACCTATGAGTTTAGATGAAATGACAGAAGAGCTAGGGATGAGTAAAACTCGTATGAGTCAAGCAGTACGGGAACTTACGGAGCTTAATCTAGCTGAAAAAGTCTATGAAAAGGGAGTAAGGAAAGACATTTACACGGTTGAACAAGATTACTATCAAACCTTCATTAGTCTTTTTAGTTCTAACTGGCGTAAAGCGATTAATTCTAACCAAGCCTTTCGTCAAAAAATTGCGGTTGAGTTAAAAGAGATTATTGAAGATGATAATAGTGATGATGAAATAAAAGAAAAAGCTGAGCAGTATTTGAAGGAGAATGAGGAAATCTTCCAATTTTACGATTGGTTAGGTCGTTTAGTAGAATTTTTTGAATCCCACGAGGTTTTTGAGCACGTACCGAAAAATGTAAAAAAATAAGACCAACCTTTTGCGGTAACCATTAGAGAGTCCATTTTACAGTGGACTTTCTTTTTTTACGTATTCATAGTAGCGTAAACTGAATTCTATTTCTTTATTAGAAGATGATCTTGAACAACGATACCCTAAGTTAACAGGCATTGTCATTCCCTTTAATAAAATGAAAATAATCAGTAAAAAATCCCGCTATGGCAAAAGTCCATAGCGGGATTTTATATCATACTTTTTATGATGTTTAACCTTCTTATTCCACAGTTACACTTTTCGCTAAGTTACGTGGTTTATCAACGTCACAGTCTCGGTGAAGTGCAGCGTAGTAGGCAATGAGTTGCATCGGAATTACCGATACAAGAGGTGTTAGCAGTTCGTGAACTTGCGGTATAACGAACGTATCGTTATCTCGATCTAGTCCCTTCATACTTATAATACATGCATTTGCACCTCTTGATACAACTTCTTGCACATTCGCACGAATCGCATAATTTACGGATTCTTGTGTTGCTAATGCAACCACTGGAGTTCCATCTTCAATTAAAGCAATTGTTCCATGCTTTAATTCGCCTCCAGCAAATCCTTCTGCTTGAATGTAAGAGATTTCCTTTAATTTCAGCGCACCTTCAAGACCAACGTAATAATCAATTCCACGTCCGATAAAGAAAGCATTACGTGTTTCTTGTAAGAAATCTCTTGCAATACCTTCAATTGCTTCTTTTTGATCACACAATGCTTCCATTGTATTTGCAACAATCGCCAACTCTTGTAACGGGTTAAAATCTAATTCTAATCCTTTAGCCCTAGCAGTATCGACAGCTAAAATGGCTAATACTGCCATTTGTGCTGTATATGCCTTTGTTGAGGCAACTGCAATTTCCGGCCCTGCATGTAGATGCAGTGTATAATCAGCTTCACGAGAAAGGGTAGAGCCAGGCACATTCGTAATCGTTAAAGTACGGTGTCCCAGTTCTTTTATTTTCACTAAAACAGCACGACTGTCTGCTGTTTCTCCACTTTGTGAAATGAAAATAAACAACGGGTTATCAGATAACAGTGGCATATTATAAGAAAACTCACTTGCTACGTGTACTTCTACCGGTACTTTTGCTAAATTTTCAATGAGTTGTTTTCCTACTAAACCAGCATGATAACTTGTGCCACAAGCAATAATATAAACTCGATCACTACTCATCATAGCTTGACGAACATCACTATCTAGTTTGATTTCGTCTTGGTCATCTTGATACTCTTGAATAATTTTACGAATCACAAAAGGCTGCTCATCAATTTCTTTTAACATAAAGTGTGGGTATGTGCCCTTTTCAATATCACTAGCATCCAACTGTGCAACGAACGGTTCACGTTCTACACGTGTACCGTCTAATGTGCGAATTTCAATCTCATTACGACGTACAATAACACTCTCTTGATCCATTAA
Proteins encoded:
- a CDS encoding GbsR/MarR family transcriptional regulator, encoding MDNKERLENIHSRIVEQIASNMKAYGVPSTVGRLMGAIYYNRKPMSLDEMTEELGMSKTRMSQAVRELTELNLAEKVYEKGVRKDIYTVEQDYYQTFISLFSSNWRKAINSNQAFRQKIAVELKEIIEDDNSDDEIKEKAEQYLKENEEIFQFYDWLGRLVEFFESHEVFEHVPKNVKK
- the glmS gene encoding glutamine--fructose-6-phosphate transaminase (isomerizing), which codes for MCGIVGYIGENDTKEILLKGLEKLEYRGYDSAGISVLNHEGSHVFKVKGRIATLRESVDEGVKSTIGIGHTRWATHGAPSKENAHPHVSNSERFSLVHNGVIENYAELRDEYLQGVNLNSDTDTEIVVQLIEKLNNDLNDVDKAFREAIGLLKGSYAIAVLDRENDEAIYVAKNKSPLLVGVGDGFNVISSDSLAMLHVTDRFVELMDQESVIVRRNEIEIRTLDGTRVEREPFVAQLDASDIEKGTYPHFMLKEIDEQPFVIRKIIQEYQDDQDEIKLDSDVRQAMMSSDRVYIIACGTSYHAGLVGKQLIENLAKVPVEVHVASEFSYNMPLLSDNPLFIFISQSGETADSRAVLVKIKELGHRTLTITNVPGSTLSREADYTLHLHAGPEIAVASTKAYTAQMAVLAILAVDTARAKGLELDFNPLQELAIVANTMEALCDQKEAIEGIARDFLQETRNAFFIGRGIDYYVGLEGALKLKEISYIQAEGFAGGELKHGTIALIEDGTPVVALATQESVNYAIRANVQEVVSRGANACIISMKGLDRDNDTFVIPQVHELLTPLVSVIPMQLIAYYAALHRDCDVDKPRNLAKSVTVE